In one window of Ruminococcus hominis DNA:
- the purD gene encoding phosphoribosylamine--glycine ligase, with the protein MKVLIVGSGGREHAIAMSAAKSSKVDKMYCAPGNAGIAEYAECVAIGAMEFDKLVAFAKEKEIDLVIVGMDDPLVGGLVDELEAAGIRTFGPRKNAAILEGSKAFSKDLMKKYDIPTAGYENFTDPEAAIAYLETAKFPIVLKADGLALGKGVLICQNLEEAKEGVKTIMLDKKFGTAGNEMVIEEFMTGREVSVLSFVDGKTIKTMTSAQDHKRAGDGDTGLNTGGMGTFSPSPFYTKEVEEFCNKYIYQKTVDAMAAEGREFKGIIFFGLMLTENGPKVLEYNARFGDPEAQVVLPRMKNDLIEVAEACIDGTLDQVDLKFEDNAAVCVVLASEGYPVSYEKGFPISGLDEFNKHEGYYCFHAGTKFDGDHIVTNGGRVLGVTAKGKDLKEARANAYAATEWVQFKNKYMRHDIGKAIDEA; encoded by the coding sequence ATGAAAGTATTAATAGTAGGAAGCGGCGGAAGAGAACATGCAATTGCTATGAGCGCTGCAAAGAGCTCAAAAGTAGATAAAATGTATTGTGCACCGGGAAATGCAGGTATTGCAGAATATGCAGAGTGCGTTGCAATCGGTGCGATGGAATTTGATAAATTAGTTGCATTTGCAAAAGAAAAAGAAATCGATCTGGTAATCGTCGGAATGGATGATCCATTGGTTGGAGGTCTTGTAGACGAGTTAGAAGCAGCTGGAATTCGTACATTCGGCCCTCGTAAGAATGCAGCAATTTTGGAAGGTTCAAAAGCATTTTCAAAAGATCTTATGAAGAAATATGATATCCCTACAGCAGGATATGAAAATTTTACAGATCCAGAAGCTGCAATTGCTTATCTGGAAACAGCAAAATTTCCAATCGTATTGAAAGCAGATGGGCTTGCACTTGGTAAAGGTGTTTTGATCTGTCAGAATCTTGAAGAGGCAAAAGAAGGCGTGAAGACCATTATGCTGGACAAAAAATTTGGTACAGCGGGAAATGAGATGGTTATCGAGGAATTTATGACAGGTCGTGAAGTATCTGTACTTTCATTTGTCGATGGTAAAACAATTAAGACAATGACTTCAGCACAGGATCACAAACGTGCCGGAGACGGAGATACAGGATTAAATACAGGCGGAATGGGAACATTCTCGCCAAGTCCGTTCTATACAAAAGAGGTAGAAGAATTCTGTAATAAATATATTTACCAGAAGACAGTAGATGCGATGGCGGCAGAAGGAAGAGAATTTAAAGGAATTATTTTCTTTGGATTGATGCTGACAGAGAATGGTCCAAAGGTGCTGGAATACAATGCACGTTTTGGAGACCCGGAAGCACAGGTTGTACTGCCAAGAATGAAAAATGATTTGATTGAAGTGGCAGAAGCTTGTATTGATGGAACTTTAGATCAGGTAGATCTAAAGTTTGAAGATAATGCTGCTGTCTGTGTAGTGCTTGCATCAGAAGGCTATCCTGTTTCATATGAAAAAGGATTCCCAATCAGTGGTCTGGATGAATTCAACAAACATGAAGGATATTATTGCTTCCATGCCGGAACAAAATTTGATGGGGATCATATTGTCACAAATGGAGGACGTGTCCTTGGTGTGACAGCAAAAGGAAAAGATCTCAAAGAGGCAAGAGCAAATGCTTATGCTGCAACAGAATGGGTGCAGTTTAAGAATAAGTATATGCGGCATGATATTGGAAAGGCAATTGATGAGGCGTGA
- the purN gene encoding phosphoribosylglycinamide formyltransferase has translation MLRVLVCVSGGGTNLQAIIDGVEAGTITNTEIVGVISNNKNAFALERAKKHGISAECISPKDYESRDIFNKQFLERVNAYKPDLIVLAGFLVVIPPEMIAEYRNRMINIHPSLIPAFCGTGYYGLKVHEAALKRGVKVVGATVHFVDEGTDTGPIILQKAVEVQNGDTPEILQKRVMEQAEWKIMPEAIDLIANGKVTVEDGRTVICD, from the coding sequence ATGCTAAGAGTATTAGTATGTGTTTCCGGTGGTGGCACAAATCTGCAGGCAATTATAGATGGAGTGGAAGCAGGAACAATTACAAATACAGAAATTGTAGGCGTGATCAGCAATAATAAAAATGCATTTGCACTTGAACGTGCTAAAAAGCATGGAATTTCGGCAGAATGTATTTCGCCGAAAGATTATGAAAGCAGAGATATATTTAATAAACAATTTTTGGAGCGTGTAAATGCATACAAACCGGATTTGATCGTGCTTGCAGGTTTTCTTGTGGTAATCCCACCAGAGATGATCGCAGAATACCGCAATCGTATGATCAATATTCACCCATCTTTGATCCCGGCATTTTGCGGAACAGGATATTATGGATTGAAAGTACATGAGGCTGCATTGAAACGAGGAGTGAAGGTGGTTGGTGCGACAGTTCATTTTGTAGATGAGGGAACAGATACAGGTCCGATTATTTTACAAAAAGCGGTTGAAGTGCAAAACGGCGATACTCCGGAGATATTGCAGAAGCGTGTGATGGAACAGGCGGAATGGAAGATTATGCCAGAGGCAATTGACCTTATTGCAAATGGAAAAGTCACAGTAGAAGATGGAAGAACTGTGATTTGTGATTAG
- the purM gene encoding phosphoribosylformylglycinamidine cyclo-ligase, with protein MDYKKAGVDIEAGYKSVELMKEHVKRTMREEVLGGLGGFSGAFSLKKIKEMEDPVLLSGTDGCGTKVKLAMIMDKHDTIGIDAVAMCVNDIACAGGEPLFFLDYIACGKNYPEKIAAIVSGVAEGCVQSDAALIGGETAEHPGLMPEDEYDLAGFSVGVCDRKDMITGENLKDGDVLIGMASSGVHSNGFSLVRKVFDMTKESLDTYYDELGKTLGEALLAPTRIYVQALKSIKKAGVTVKACSHITGGGFYENIPRMLIDGVHAVVEKNSYPVPPIFGLMAKEGEIDEQMMYNTFNMGLGMIVAVDPADVDKTMEAIKAAGDQPYVVGHIEAGEKGVTLC; from the coding sequence ATGGATTACAAGAAGGCAGGCGTAGATATCGAAGCAGGTTATAAATCAGTAGAGTTGATGAAAGAGCATGTAAAGAGAACAATGAGAGAAGAGGTTCTCGGTGGACTCGGCGGTTTTTCAGGAGCATTTTCATTGAAAAAGATTAAAGAAATGGAAGATCCTGTTTTATTGTCAGGAACTGACGGATGTGGAACAAAAGTAAAACTTGCCATGATCATGGATAAGCATGATACAATCGGAATTGATGCAGTTGCTATGTGTGTCAATGATATTGCGTGTGCAGGAGGAGAACCATTATTCTTCCTGGATTACATTGCATGTGGAAAAAACTATCCGGAAAAGATTGCAGCAATCGTAAGCGGGGTTGCAGAAGGATGTGTACAGTCAGATGCAGCATTGATCGGAGGAGAGACAGCGGAACACCCAGGACTTATGCCGGAAGATGAGTATGATCTTGCAGGATTTTCTGTAGGTGTCTGCGACCGTAAGGATATGATTACAGGAGAAAATCTGAAAGACGGAGATGTACTGATCGGTATGGCTTCATCTGGTGTACATAGCAATGGATTTTCACTTGTTCGTAAAGTATTTGATATGACAAAAGAATCACTTGATACATATTATGATGAGCTTGGAAAAACTCTTGGAGAGGCACTTCTTGCTCCAACAAGAATTTATGTACAGGCATTAAAGAGCATTAAAAAAGCAGGTGTAACAGTAAAAGCATGCAGCCACATCACAGGAGGCGGTTTCTATGAAAACATTCCTCGTATGCTGATCGATGGAGTTCATGCAGTAGTTGAGAAAAATAGTTATCCAGTACCTCCAATCTTTGGCTTGATGGCAAAAGAGGGAGAAATTGACGAGCAGATGATGTATAACACATTTAATATGGGACTTGGTATGATCGTAGCTGTAGATCCGGCTGATGTTGATAAGACAATGGAAGCAATCAAAGCAGCAGGAGATCAGCCATATGTAGTTGGTCATATTGAAGCAGGCGAAAAAGGAGTAACATTATGCTAA
- the purE gene encoding 5-(carboxyamino)imidazole ribonucleotide mutase: protein MPKVGIVMGSDSDLKVMSKAAKTLEKFGIDYEMTIISAHREPDVFFEWAKGAEDRGVKVIIAGAGMAAHLPGMCAALFPMPVVGVPLSGSKLDGMDAVFSIMQMPPGVPVATVAIDGGMNAAIMAAKILAVSDAELLEKLKAYTVEMKEAVQAKAARLDEVGYEAY from the coding sequence ATGCCAAAAGTAGGAATCGTAATGGGTAGTGACTCGGATCTTAAAGTGATGAGCAAAGCTGCAAAAACATTAGAGAAATTTGGAATTGATTATGAGATGACGATCATCTCTGCACACAGAGAGCCAGATGTATTTTTCGAGTGGGCAAAAGGCGCAGAAGACAGGGGCGTGAAAGTAATCATTGCAGGAGCAGGCATGGCAGCACATCTACCAGGAATGTGCGCAGCATTATTCCCGATGCCGGTTGTCGGAGTACCTCTCTCAGGCAGCAAGCTTGACGGAATGGATGCTGTGTTTTCTATTATGCAGATGCCACCGGGAGTACCGGTTGCGACGGTTGCAATTGATGGTGGAATGAATGCTGCAATCATGGCAGCAAAGATTCTGGCAGTTTCAGATGCAGAATTACTTGAAAAATTAAAAGCATATACAGTTGAGATGAAAGAGGCAGTACAGGCAAAAGCAGCAAGACTGGATGAAGTTGGATACGAAGCATATTAA
- a CDS encoding aminopeptidase, with product MSEMMWQTERNKMCAERHELSVERLNQIMIEEGIAKPYVVYFQEMAAFLLELEAVRIKIADGSWDNLELQEMKELNTLLYSDVLPVKYEKSYANPAFAVQELGETFGQLLSMLYAELRSGIAYAFENRKDYLTILNELLIEVYTCFEEEVPEFKTVKEIIYWYASDYCDVFLADRIEEQLIPELSIATEWIMEADLDDERYLYRFGEYITENEIGTARHLANLSDEVLQKMADVYTEGYRIGFINTGKDLSKKAVVDLRYCLGFERVVKIAIENFRKMGLEPAIYRAASSVITRKEQFKIGYYGAIANPQYDYDHRSDQALFMDKRYVERKLDILKNTYEKNKDQAALMGGPAVMEIFGEKPFSPDSKQENLTYDEAQRELTLLYTSKSGQLTNQYIKGEERSFTIVAYPIPEIGEQYKEIFDEVIKINTLDANLYEKVQQTMIDALDQGEAVRILGKGENKTDLTVQLYKLNDPEKETIFENCVADVNIPVGEVFTSPVLEGTNGTLHVSKVFLEGLQYCNLEIQFKDGMIESYTCSNFEDEEENKKYIYDNILHNHPTLPIGEFAIGTNTTAYVAGKKYNIEDKMPILIAEKTGPHFAVGDTCYSWSEDIKVYNPNGKEIVARDNSVSILRKEDIEKAYYQCHTDITIPYEELEEISVLTKDGKNIILLKDGRFVLPGTEVLNKPLDEYNGQ from the coding sequence ATGTCAGAGATGATGTGGCAGACAGAAAGAAATAAGATGTGTGCAGAGCGCCATGAACTTTCTGTAGAACGTTTAAATCAGATAATGATAGAAGAAGGCATTGCCAAGCCGTATGTGGTATATTTTCAGGAGATGGCAGCATTTCTTTTAGAATTAGAAGCAGTGAGGATAAAGATTGCGGATGGTTCATGGGATAATCTGGAATTGCAGGAGATGAAGGAACTGAATACACTTTTGTATTCGGACGTATTGCCTGTAAAATATGAGAAAAGTTATGCAAATCCGGCCTTTGCAGTACAGGAGTTAGGAGAGACATTCGGACAGTTGCTTAGTATGTTATATGCAGAGCTTAGAAGTGGAATTGCATATGCATTTGAAAACAGAAAAGATTATCTTACAATACTGAACGAACTTCTGATAGAAGTATATACTTGCTTTGAAGAGGAAGTGCCGGAGTTTAAAACAGTAAAAGAAATAATATACTGGTATGCAAGTGATTATTGTGATGTATTTCTTGCTGACCGTATTGAGGAACAGCTTATTCCGGAACTTTCTATTGCAACAGAATGGATTATGGAAGCAGACCTTGATGACGAGAGATATCTCTATCGTTTTGGAGAATATATTACGGAAAATGAGATTGGAACAGCAAGACATTTGGCAAATCTTTCAGATGAAGTGCTTCAAAAGATGGCAGATGTTTACACAGAAGGATATCGCATTGGTTTTATAAATACTGGAAAAGATTTATCTAAGAAGGCAGTAGTAGATCTCCGCTATTGTCTTGGTTTTGAACGTGTAGTTAAAATTGCAATAGAGAATTTTAGAAAAATGGGATTAGAGCCGGCAATATATCGTGCAGCTTCTAGTGTTATCACGAGAAAAGAGCAATTTAAGATTGGATACTATGGTGCAATTGCAAACCCACAGTATGATTATGACCATCGTTCAGATCAGGCTTTGTTTATGGATAAGCGTTATGTTGAAAGAAAACTTGATATATTGAAAAACACTTATGAGAAAAATAAGGATCAGGCAGCTTTGATGGGTGGCCCGGCTGTGATGGAGATATTTGGAGAAAAACCATTTTCACCGGATAGTAAACAGGAAAACCTGACATATGATGAGGCACAAAGAGAGCTTACTTTATTATATACAAGTAAGTCAGGCCAGTTGACAAATCAGTATATTAAGGGCGAAGAAAGAAGCTTTACAATTGTTGCATATCCAATTCCGGAGATTGGAGAACAGTACAAAGAAATTTTTGATGAAGTGATCAAGATCAATACATTGGATGCAAACTTATACGAGAAAGTACAGCAGACAATGATCGATGCACTGGATCAGGGAGAAGCTGTGCGTATTCTTGGAAAAGGTGAGAACAAGACAGACCTGACAGTACAATTGTACAAATTAAACGATCCTGAGAAAGAAACTATTTTTGAAAATTGTGTTGCAGATGTCAACATTCCGGTAGGAGAAGTGTTTACTTCGCCGGTTTTGGAAGGAACAAATGGAACTTTGCATGTAAGCAAAGTATTTTTAGAAGGTCTTCAGTACTGTAATCTAGAGATACAGTTTAAAGATGGAATGATTGAATCTTATACCTGCAGTAATTTTGAAGACGAAGAAGAGAATAAAAAATATATTTACGATAATATTTTACACAATCATCCAACACTGCCAATCGGTGAATTTGCAATCGGAACGAATACGACAGCGTATGTAGCCGGTAAAAAATATAACATTGAGGACAAGATGCCAATTTTGATTGCAGAGAAAACAGGACCTCATTTCGCAGTGGGAGATACCTGCTATAGTTGGAGTGAAGATATTAAAGTATATAATCCAAATGGAAAAGAAATTGTTGCAAGAGACAATTCCGTATCCATATTAAGAAAGGAAGATATAGAGAAAGCATATTATCAATGTCATACAGATATAACCATACCTTATGAAGAGTTAGAAGAAATTAGTGTATTAACAAAAGATGGGAAAAATATTATACTATTGAAGGACGGAAGGTTTGTATTACCGGGAACGGAAGTGCTTAATAAACCTTTGGACGAGTATAACGGACAATAA
- a CDS encoding DUF6142 family protein, which yields MGSNKKQQKRKMEKELKNYGKYGQMQIKHSHMGIWSCAYALGAVIVIFVAILLAYLKHGESAGYVGGIGILAVGLSIFGIQAGSKGLKERDRKYITCRVGIGCNILILIFLIVIFVGGIR from the coding sequence ATGGGCAGTAATAAAAAACAACAAAAGCGCAAGATGGAAAAAGAATTGAAGAATTATGGAAAATATGGACAAATGCAGATTAAACATTCTCATATGGGGATTTGGTCCTGTGCATACGCACTGGGGGCAGTAATTGTAATTTTCGTAGCAATACTGCTTGCTTATTTAAAGCATGGAGAGTCAGCAGGCTATGTAGGAGGAATAGGGATTCTGGCAGTCGGATTATCTATTTTTGGAATACAGGCAGGTTCGAAAGGGCTTAAAGAAAGAGATCGTAAGTATATTACGTGCAGAGTTGGAATTGGATGTAATATTTTAATATTAATTTTTTTAATTGTGATATTTGTAGGAGGTATACGATAG
- a CDS encoding VanZ family protein produces the protein MKKRKATRIRALGKVLFILYVLFLIYFLLFSDWYGRTGIAEEYQYNFQLFKEIKRFWEYRKELGFFAVFTNLCGNVLIFVPYGFFIAVASRFRGFFKTVCSGCLLSLGVEVFQLFTKVGSFDVDDLFLNTVGCAVGYILFVICNGIRRKHDGQ, from the coding sequence TTGAAAAAAAGAAAGGCAACAAGAATCCGTGCTTTAGGAAAAGTTTTATTTATATTGTATGTTTTATTTCTGATATATTTTTTGCTTTTCTCAGATTGGTATGGAAGGACTGGTATCGCAGAGGAATACCAGTATAATTTTCAATTATTTAAAGAGATAAAACGATTTTGGGAGTATCGAAAAGAATTAGGATTTTTTGCAGTATTTACAAATTTATGTGGAAATGTGTTGATATTTGTTCCATATGGTTTTTTTATTGCAGTGGCAAGCAGATTTCGAGGCTTTTTTAAGACAGTTTGTTCAGGATGTCTGCTGAGTCTGGGCGTTGAAGTATTCCAGCTTTTTACAAAAGTCGGCAGCTTCGATGTGGATGATCTGTTTTTGAATACTGTAGGATGTGCGGTGGGATATATTTTGTTTGTGATATGTAATGGAATTAGGAGAAAGCACGATGGGCAGTAA
- the pyrE gene encoding orotate phosphoribosyltransferase produces MEAYKSEFINFMVESDVLKFGDFTLKSGRKSPFFMNAGAYVTGSQLKRLGEYYAKAIHDKYGDDFDVLFGPAYKGIPLGVVTAIAYSELYGKEVRYCSDRKEEKDHGADKGSFLGSKLKDGDRVIMIEDVTTSGKSMEETVPKVKGAADVTIVGLIVSLNRMEVGKGGEKCALDEIKDLYGFETAAIVDMAEVVECLYNKEVNGRVVIDDTIKAAIDAYYEQYGVK; encoded by the coding sequence ATGGAAGCATATAAGAGCGAATTTATTAATTTTATGGTAGAAAGTGATGTATTAAAATTTGGCGATTTCACATTAAAAAGCGGAAGAAAATCACCATTTTTCATGAATGCGGGAGCATATGTGACAGGTTCACAGTTAAAGAGACTTGGAGAGTATTATGCAAAAGCAATCCATGACAAATATGGAGATGATTTTGACGTATTATTCGGACCAGCTTATAAAGGAATTCCGCTTGGAGTAGTAACAGCAATCGCTTACAGTGAATTATACGGAAAAGAAGTTCGTTATTGTTCTGACCGTAAAGAGGAAAAGGATCACGGTGCAGATAAGGGAAGCTTTCTGGGAAGCAAGCTAAAAGACGGGGACCGTGTCATTATGATCGAAGATGTTACAACATCAGGTAAGTCTATGGAAGAGACTGTACCAAAGGTAAAAGGTGCAGCTGATGTTACAATCGTTGGACTGATCGTGTCTTTGAACCGTATGGAAGTTGGAAAAGGTGGAGAAAAATGTGCATTAGATGAAATTAAAGACTTATACGGATTTGAGACAGCAGCAATTGTAGATATGGCTGAAGTTGTCGAGTGCTTATACAATAAAGAAGTAAACGGAAGAGTTGTGATTGATGATACAATAAAAGCAGCGATTGACGCATATTATGAACAATATGGTGTAAAATAA
- a CDS encoding FprA family A-type flavoprotein — translation MSIVTISDSIKYIGVDDTTLDLFESQYIIPNGVSYNSYIILDDKIAVMDTVDARKTTEWFENLDRELAGRTPDYLVVSHLEPDHSSNIQLFAEKYPATKLVLSAKAKAMLPQFFDIAKLDERCVVVKEGETLELGAHKLQFFMAPMVHWPEVMVGYEATEKVLFSADAFGKFGALSADEDWTCEARRYYFNIVGKYGAPVQTLLKKAATLDIETICPLHGPILKEDLGYYLDKYNTWSSYKAEDDGVLIACASIHGNTKKAAEKMVEILKAKGAKKVAFTDLTRDDMAEAIEDAFRYDKLILAASSYDAGVFPPMEDFLNRLSHKTYQNRKVGIIENGSWAPSAAKTMKGIVETFKNVAICEQTVTIKSTMKDADVEAMEKLAEEILA, via the coding sequence ATGAGTATTGTTACAATTTCAGATTCTATTAAATATATCGGAGTAGATGATACAACTCTTGACTTATTTGAAAGTCAGTACATCATCCCTAACGGCGTTTCTTATAATTCTTATATCATCCTTGATGATAAAATTGCAGTTATGGATACTGTCGATGCAAGAAAAACAACAGAATGGTTTGAAAATCTCGATAGAGAGCTTGCTGGACGCACACCTGATTATCTTGTAGTTTCTCATCTGGAGCCTGACCACTCTTCTAATATTCAGTTGTTTGCCGAAAAATATCCAGCAACTAAACTGGTTCTCAGTGCCAAAGCTAAAGCTATGCTTCCTCAGTTCTTTGACATTGCAAAATTAGATGAGCGCTGTGTTGTTGTAAAAGAAGGTGAGACATTAGAACTAGGTGCTCACAAATTACAGTTCTTTATGGCACCAATGGTTCACTGGCCTGAAGTTATGGTAGGATATGAAGCTACTGAGAAAGTTCTCTTCTCTGCTGATGCATTTGGTAAATTTGGTGCTCTTTCAGCTGATGAAGACTGGACATGTGAGGCAAGAAGATATTACTTTAATATCGTTGGAAAATACGGAGCACCTGTTCAGACTTTACTTAAAAAAGCTGCAACACTTGATATCGAGACAATCTGTCCATTGCATGGACCAATTCTTAAAGAAGATCTCGGTTACTATCTGGATAAATATAATACATGGAGCAGTTATAAAGCTGAAGATGACGGAGTACTTATAGCATGTGCTTCTATCCATGGCAATACAAAGAAAGCTGCTGAAAAGATGGTTGAGATTTTAAAAGCAAAAGGTGCTAAAAAAGTTGCTTTTACTGATTTGACAAGAGACGATATGGCTGAAGCAATTGAAGATGCATTCCGTTATGACAAGCTGATTCTTGCTGCTTCATCTTATGATGCAGGTGTTTTCCCTCCTATGGAAGACTTCTTAAATCGCCTGTCACACAAAACATATCAGAATCGTAAGGTCGGAATCATTGAGAACGGTTCTTGGGCACCATCTGCTGCCAAAACAATGAAAGGTATTGTTGAGACATTTAAAAATGTAGCTATCTGCGAGCAAACTGTTACAATTAAATCTACTATGAAAGATGCTGATGTTGAAGCAATGGAAAAACTGGCAGAGGAAATTCTTGCTTAA
- a CDS encoding M42 family metallopeptidase: MSLEKNLAYIGEQLKSLTAIASPTGFTKKATEYLCEQFQKMGYEPELSNKGNINVVLGGEGSPLVLTAHLDTLGAMVRSIKENGRLRPTTLGGHQWNTADGENCMVFTRDGKMYTGVVLNTEPSAHVADENIERKEENMEILLDENVNDKAGVKALGIQVGDIIAMDPRTVITESGYIKSRFLDDKLSVAILLGIARAIKEEGWKLNRKVSLLFTVYEEVGHGGSFIPADTEEMISVDMGCVGADLECTERMVSICAKDSRGPYNYDLVTTLSEIAKEEGLDYAIDVYPHYGSDVEAALAGGYDIRHGLIGPGVYASHNYERSHMDGVMNSYKLLEKYLTR; the protein is encoded by the coding sequence ATGTCATTAGAGAAAAATTTAGCATATATCGGGGAGCAGCTAAAATCACTTACAGCAATTGCCAGTCCGACAGGATTTACAAAAAAAGCAACAGAATATCTTTGCGAACAGTTTCAGAAGATGGGGTATGAGCCAGAATTATCTAATAAAGGAAATATAAATGTAGTACTTGGAGGCGAAGGAAGTCCTCTGGTTTTGACAGCACACTTAGATACGCTTGGAGCAATGGTTCGTTCAATCAAGGAGAACGGTCGTCTCCGTCCAACTACACTTGGAGGACATCAGTGGAACACAGCAGACGGTGAAAACTGTATGGTATTTACGCGTGATGGGAAAATGTATACAGGTGTTGTCTTAAATACAGAGCCATCAGCACATGTTGCAGATGAAAATATTGAAAGAAAAGAAGAAAATATGGAGATTCTTCTGGATGAAAATGTGAATGATAAAGCAGGAGTAAAAGCTCTTGGAATCCAGGTTGGGGATATTATTGCGATGGATCCACGTACAGTTATTACAGAAAGTGGTTATATAAAAAGCCGTTTCCTGGATGATAAGCTTTCCGTAGCAATACTTCTTGGAATTGCACGTGCAATAAAAGAAGAGGGATGGAAATTAAACCGCAAGGTCTCATTGCTTTTCACAGTATATGAAGAAGTAGGACACGGCGGAAGCTTTATTCCGGCTGATACAGAAGAGATGATTTCTGTAGATATGGGATGTGTTGGGGCAGACCTTGAATGTACAGAGCGTATGGTATCAATCTGTGCAAAAGATTCACGTGGTCCTTATAACTACGATCTGGTCACTACATTATCAGAAATTGCAAAAGAAGAAGGACTGGATTATGCAATCGATGTTTATCCACACTATGGTTCAGATGTAGAGGCTGCACTTGCAGGAGGATACGATATCCGTCATGGTCTTATCGGACCGGGAGTATACGCTTCACATAATTATGAGCGTTCTCATATGGATGGAGTTATGAATTCCTACAAGTTGCTTGAAAAATATTTGACGAGATAG